A stretch of the Denticeps clupeoides chromosome 6, fDenClu1.1, whole genome shotgun sequence genome encodes the following:
- the elnb gene encoding elastin b isoform X17: MEKEKTAAVLLLHVFLLLILSQRSQQGGVYIPTGGAGTGLGTGVGPGVGPGGLGVGAGGLGTGTGPLGGLGTGLRPGVGPGAGGVGYGFGGLGGPGTGLSGGSLGPGGVVPGVGGGLGTGLQPGLVSPGGVQPGGVVHGGFGPGGVTPGGVGTAGLGPGGVGPGTVGTGGVVPGGVRPGGLLPGGVGAGTLLKPPKTGGVYGGQGLGPGGIGPGGVGPGGVGVGGIGPGGVGPGGVGLGGVGPGGIGPGGVGPRGVAPGGLGPGGVGPGGIGLGVKPGKTGYGGAGIGPGGLGTGLGTGAFGPGVGPGGLVPGLVGPGGLVPGMVGSGGLVPGLLGPGGVGTGPGGVGQASGIKPGKTGLGAGALGAGGLGAGYRPGVLPQTGLPGSGVGTRTVGKTAGKTSKIPGVGVPGLYQGGIVPGQGFGGQGVLPGVVTGSGLTPQTGAGVLGQGGIGANGGRGGFSGQQLPGIFRGYPLISPKTGAAGSKSKPKASKAAKYGVGVGGLPGVGGIPGAGILPGPGGVPGIGGIPGVGAVPGVGGVPGMGGVPGVGGVPGVGGVPGVGGVPGGGGVPGLGGVPGIGGGSGVGGIAGGLLPGAGIGSLGAHGLPGSGLGVGALPGSGVIAGGLPGSALGAGALPGSGVGAIPGSGLGAGGLGGYAGAKARKYGGLGDTRSTGGLPGSGIGGVPGSALAAGGGVPGGGLVPGGVPGGGLLLGGVPGGGLVSGGVPGGGLVPGGVPGGGLVPGGVPGGGLVPGGVPGGGLVPGGVPGGGLVPGGVPGGYAGAKARKYGLLGGPGGTGLAGGLGALPGGGLGPGGTLPGQLPGQGLGPGGVPTGGLVPGGVPGGGLVPGGVPGGGLVPGGVPGGGLVPGGVPGGGLVPGGVPGGGLVPGGVPGGGLVPGGVPGGGLVPGGVPGGYAGAKARKYGLLGGPGGTGLAGGLGALPGGGLGPGGTLPGQLPGQGLGPGGVPTGGLVPGGVPGGGLVPGGVPGGYAGAKARKYGLLGGAGGTGLAGGLGALPGGGLGPGGTLSGQLPGQGLGPGGVPTGGLVPGGVPGGYAGAKARKYGLLGGPGGTGLAGGLGALPGGGLGPGGTLPGQLPGQGLGPGGMLPGGLPGQGLGPGGVPTGGLVPGGVPGGGLVPGGVPGGGLVPGGVPGGGLLPGGVPGGGLVPGGVPGGYAGAKARKYGLLGGPGGTGLAGGLGALPGGGLGPGGTLPGQLPGQGLGPGGMLPGGLPGQGLGPGGVPTGGLVPGGVPGGGLVPGGVPGGGLVPGGVPGGGLVPGGVPGGGIVPGVVPGGYAGAKARKYGLLGGPGGTGLAGGLGALPGGGLGLGGTLPGQLPGQGLGPGGVPTGGLVPGGVPGGGLVPGGVPGGGLVPGGVPGGGLVPGGVPGGGFVPGGVPGGGLVPGGVPGGGLVPGGVPGGGLVPGGVPGGYAGAKARKYGLLGGPGGTGLAGGLGALPGGGLGSGGTLPGQLPGLGLGPGGVPRGGLVPGALPGGGLVPGALPGGGLGAGGIPGSGFVPGGLPGSGLGAGGLPGSGFGPGGAAVGGIVPGGYAGAKARKYGLQGGPGGTGLAGGLGALPGGGLRPAGTIPGGLPGSGLGPGGVPTGGLLPGGVPGGGLGSGGVPGGGLVPGGAAGGGIVPGGYAGAKARKYGLLGGPGGTGLAGGLGALPGGGLGPGGTLPGGLPGSSLGPGGVPTGGLVPGGVPGSGLVPGSLRPGAGLGPGGVPGGYTNSKARKYGLLGGPGGTGLAGGLGGVPGGGLGPGGLGTAGLGTSGLATAGVPGGGVGLGGIPGSGLGPGGYPAGSKALKYVRGGFGVPGSGLGGGVGTGPGGTGTVAGGLGMRDLPGGGLGPGGQGIPAFGYGTGAGGYGPGSKAAKYGFGGVPAGGPGGVASTGQAGSLPGGSGGPGSVAGGPGGVPVAVPGLGTAGVLGGGGTVPGIGTGVGGVTGVGAALVPGANVSTPTSTRRPVTGVADGDTTPSNATRRPGVVTGDGTGTGPVIEGSGGAIGGGPGDGAGVTGGAVDGSLDGDGLVRVIGTGIPLLASEKPGGTRVPVPEIGAGVVRPSGDALPGTTPLKPPGFGGRVIAGRGDTPGTLEESPGGGDGGPGGVGISPTGKPPKVYQGTGGAGTLGFGGVGGIGTAGPIGTGGGTGIRYPTGAGVGLGVGKPGKVYAGAGAAGSLGGLPGSLGVGIGGPLGTGTGALGTGTGAFGGPAGTGFGGQGYGPSARKPHKSYGGPTGTGSVGGTGHSGVGVGPGGIGTSGVGIGPGGIGVGPGGVGIGPGGIGVGPGGIGVHPGGVGPGGVGVGPGGVAIGPGGVGVGPGGIGVHPGGVGVSPGGTGVGPGGNAGLGYGPGAVKPPKGYAGIGVPGTGGAGGLGVGPGGAGVGPGGAGGVRPGEGVAGPGSGTGDFDFQGSGSQDMEQELQSLEKQVMVQVPWVVKATSKGFLVQDMEVTNPTQDMVELEPEPQHSHLNSLKLPNMQAFRVSLEQEATEVALHAKTSTVCGREGSKEPGRRTDLMNNVVLLDDGECIFYNSARTIPFMCQMYLLFFNFLAFVFFTL, encoded by the exons atggagaaggagaagacaGCGGCTGTGTTGCTCCTGCATGTGTTTCTCCTCCTGATCCTCAGTCAGCGCTCACAGCAAGGAG GAGTGTACATACCTACTGGAGGAGCTGGAACTGGACTGGGAACTGGTGTGGGACCTGGGGTTGGTCCCGGAGGACTGGGAGTTGGTGCAGGAGGCCTTGGCACTGGAACTGGTCCATTAGGTGGACTAGGGACAGGTCTTAGGCCTGGTGTTGGacctggagcaggaggag TAGGCTATGGGTTTGGTGGCCTTGGAGGACCAGGGACAGGACTATCTGGTGGAAGTCTGGGACCTGGTGGTGTAGTACCTGGTGTAGGAG GGGGTCTAGGAACAGGACTTCAGCCAGGACTTGTCAGTCCTGGTGGTGTGCAACCCGGAGGTGTTGTTCATGGAGGCTTTGGACCTGGAGGTGTCACTCCTGGTGGAGTTGGTACTGCAGGATTGGGACCTGGTGGTGTTGGTCCAGGAACAGTTGGGACTGGTGGAGTTGTTCCTGGTGGAGTAAGACCTGGAGGCCTTCTTCCAGGGGGTGTTGGGGCAG GCACTCTTCTGAAGCCTCCTAAAACAG GTGGGGTATATGGTGGTCAGGGTCTGGGTCCAGGAGGAATCGGACCAGGTGGTGTTGGACCTGGAGGAGTTGGAGTTGGTGGTATCGGACCAGGAGGAGTTGGACCGGGTGGTGTTGGACTAGGAGGAGTGGGACCAGGTGGTATCGGACCAGGAGGAGTTGGACCACGTGGTGTTGCACCAGGAGGTCTTGGACCAGGTGGTGTTGGACCAGGAGGAATTGGATTAG GAGTGAAGCCTGGGAAAACAG GATATGGAGGTGCTGGAATTGGGCCTGGTGGGCTTGGAACTGGTTTGGGCACTGGTGCATTTGGGCCAGGTGTGGGCCCTGGAGGATTGGTACCTGGATTAGTTGGTCCTGGAGGATTGGTCCCTGGTATGGTTGGTTCTGGAGGATTGGTCCCTGGGTTACTGGGCCCTGGAGGTGTAGGTACTGGCCCTGGTGGTGTAGGACAAG CATCTGGTATAAAGCCTGGAAAAACAg GGCTTGGAGCTGGAGCATTGGGAGCTGGAGGTCTTGGTGCTGGATATAGACCTGGAG TCCTTCCACAAACTGGTCTTCCAGGCAGTGGAGTTGGGACAAGAACAGTAGGAAAGACTGCTGGAAAAACTTCAAAAATTCCAG GTGTTGGTGTACCTGGCCTTTATCAAGGTGGAATTGTTCCTGGTCAAG GTTTTGGTGGGCAGGGTGTTTTGCCTGGTGTGGTCACAGGATCTGGGCTTACACCACAAACCg GAGCTGGGGTTCTTGGTCAGGGTGGCATTGGAGCCAATG GTGGTCGAGGAGGCTTTTCAGGACAACAGCTCCCAGGAATCTTCCGTGGATACCCTTTAATTTCACCTAAAACTGGAG CTGCTGGATCTAAATCGAAGCCTAAAGCCAGCAAAGCTGCTAAATATG GTGTGGGTGTAGGTGGTTTACCAGGAGTGGGTGGAATACCTGGAGCAGGAATTCTTCCTGGGCCTGGTGGGGTTCCTGGAATTGGTGGCATTCCTGGAGTGGGTGCAGTACCAGGAGTTGGTGGTGTACCTGGAATGGGCGGAGTCCCTGGAGTGGGTGGTGTCCCTGGAGTGGGTGGAGTCCCAGGAGTTGGTGGTGTCCCTGGAGGGGGTGGTGTCCCTGGACTGGGCGGAGTCCCTGGGATTGGTGGAGGGTCAGGTGTTGGTGGCATTGCAGGAG GCTTACTACCTGGTGCTGGCATAGGAAGTCTTGGAGCTCATGGACTTCCTGGTTCTGGTCTTGGTGTGGGAGCACTTCCTGGGTCTGGAGTCATAGCTGGAGGACTCCCTGGTTCTGCACTTGGTGCAGGAGCACTTCCAGGTTCTGGCGTTGGAGCTATTCCTGGTTCTGGACTTGGTGCAGGAGGACTTGGAG GTTATGCCGGAGCAAAAGCCCGAAAGTATG GTGGTCTTGGTGATACACGTAGCACTGGAGGACTACCTGGTAGTGGAATTGGCGGTGTACCTGGCAGTGCCCTTGCAGCAGGAG GTGGAGTACCAGGAGGTGGGCTAGTACCAGGTGGAGTGCCAGGAGGTGGACTTTTACTGGGTGGAGTGCCAGGAGGTGGACTTGTATCGGGTGGAGTGCCAGGAGGTGGACTTGTACCGGGTGGAGTGCCAGGAGGTGGGCTTGTACCTGGTGGAGTGCCAGGAGGTGGGCTTGTACCTGGTGGAGTGCCAGGAGGTGGACTTGTACCTGGTGGAGTGCCAGGAGGTGGACTTGTACCTGGTGGAGTGCCAGGAG GTTATGCTGGTGCCAAAGCTCGAAAATATG GACTTCTGGGGGGGCCTGGTGGAACTGGATTAGCTGGAGGCTTAGGAGCACTTCCTGGTGGTGGTCTTGGACCAGGAGGCACGTTACCTGGACAATTACCAGGACAAGGCCTTGGACCAGGTGGTGTACCAACAGGTGGACTTGTACCAGGTGGAGTACCAGGAGGTGGGCTTGTACCAGGTGGAGTGCCAGGAGGTGGACTTGTACCGGGTGGAGTGCCAGGAGGTGGACTTGTTCCGGGTGGAGTGCCAGGAGGTGGACTTGTACCGGGTGGAGTGCCAGGAGGTGGGCTTGTACCTGGTGGAGTGCCAGGAGGTGGGCTTGTACCTGGTGGAGTGCCAGGAGGTGGGCTTGTACCTGGTGGAGTGCCAGGAG GTTATGCTGGTGCCAAAGCTCGAAAATATG GTCTTCTGGGGGGGCCTGGTGGAACTGGATTAGCTGGAGGCTTAGGAGCACTTCCTGGTGGTGGTCTTGGACCAGGAGGCACATTACCTGGACAATTACCAGGACAAGGCCTTGGACCAGGTGGTGTACCAACAGGTGGACTTGTACCAGGTGGAGTACCAGGAGGTGGGCTTGTACCAGGTGGAGTGCCAGGAG GTTATGCTGGAGCCAAAGCTCGAAAATATG GTCTTCTGGGGGGGGCTGGTGGAACTGGATTAGCTGGAGGCTTAGGAGCACTTCCTGGTGGTGGTCTTGGACCAGGAGGCACATTATCTGGACAATTACCAGGACAAGGGCTTGGACCAGGAGGTGTACCAACAGGTGGACTTGTACCGGGTGGAGTGCCAGGAG GTTATGCTGGAGCCAAAGCTCGAAAATATG GTCTTCTGGGGGGACCTGGTGGAACTGGATTAGCTGGAGGTTTAGGAGCACTTCCTGGTGGTGGTCTTGGACCAGGAGGCACGTTACCTGGACAATTACCAGGACAAGGGCTTGGACCAGGAGGCATGTTACCTGGAGGATTACCAGGACAAGGGCTTGGACCAGGAGGTGTACCAACAGGTGGACTTGTACCAGGTGGAGTACCAGGAGGTGGGCTAGTACCTGGTGGAGTGCCAGGAGGTGGACTTGTACCAGGTGGAGTGCCAGGAGGTGGACTTTTACCAGGTGGAGTGCCAGGAGGTGGACTTGTACCAGGTGGAGTGCCAGGAG GTTATGCTGGAGCCAAAGCTCGAAAATATG GTCTTCTGGGGGGACCTGGTGGAACTGGATTAGCTGGAGGCTTAGGAGCACTTCCTGGTGGTGGTCTTGGACCAGGAGGCACATTACCTGGACAATTACCAGGACAAGGGCTTGGACCAGGAGGCATGTTACCTGGAGGATTACCAGGACAAGGGCTTGGACCAGGAGGTGTACCAACAGGTGGACTTGTACCAGGTGGAGTACCAGGAGGTGGGCTAGTACCTGGTGGAGTGCCAGGAGGTGGACTTGTACCAGGTGGAGTGCCAGGAGGTGGACTTGTACCGGGTGGAGTACCAGGAGGTGGAATTGTACCAGGTGTAGTGCCAGGAG GTTATGCTGGAGCCAAAGCTCGAAAATATG GTCTTCTGGGGGGACCTGGTGGAACTGGATTAGCTGGAGGCTTAGGAGCACTTCCTGGTGGTGGTCTTGGACTAGGAGGCACGTTACCTGGACAATTACCAGGACAAGGGCTTGGACCAGGTGGTGTACCAACAGGTGGACTTGTACCAGGTGGAGTACCAGGAGGTGGGCTTGTACCAGGTGGAGTGCCAGGAGGTGGACTTGTACCAGGTGGAGTACCAGGAGGTGGGCTAGTACCTGGTGGAGTGCCAGGAGGTGGATTTGTACCAGGTGGAGTGCCAGGAGGTGGGCTAGTACCTGGTGGAGTGCCAGGAGGTGGACTTGTACCAGGTGGAGTGCCAGGAGGTGGACTTGTACCAGGTGGAGTGCCAGGAG GTTATGCTGGAGCCAAAGCTCGAAAATATG GTCTTCTGGGGGGGCCTGGTGGAACTGGATTAGCTGGAGGTTTAGGAGCACTTCCTGGTGGTGGTCTTGGATCAGGAGGCACGTTACCTGGACAATTACCAGGACTAGGGCTTGGACCAGGAGGTGTACCAAGAGGTGGACTTGTACCAGGTGCACTACCAGGAGGTGGACTTGTACCAGGTGCACTACCAGGAg GTGGTCTTGGAGCAGGAGGCATCCCAGGAAGTGGATTTGTACCAGGTGGATTACCAGGATCTGGACTTGGAGCAGGTGGATTACCAGGATCTGGATTTGGACCTGGTGGAGCTGCAGTAGGTGGAATTGTACCCGGAG GTTATGCTGGTGCCAAAGCTCGGAAATACG GTCTCCAAGGAGGACCTGGTGGAACTGGATTAGCTGGAGGTTTAGGAGCACTTCCTGGTGGTGGCCTTCGACCAGCAGGCACTATACCTGGAGGATTACCAGGAAGTGGCCTTGGACCAGGAGGTGTACCAACAGGTGGACTTCTACCAGGTGGAGTGCCAGGAG GTGGTCTTGGATCAGGAGGTGTCCCAGGAGGTGGACTTGTAccaggtggagctgcaggaggtGGAATTGTACCAGGAG GTTATGCTGGTGCCAAAGCTCGAAAATATG GTCTTCTGGGGGGGCCTGGTGGAACTGGATTAGCTGGTGGTTTAGGAGCACTTCCTGGTGGTGGTCTTGGACCAGGAGGCACTTTACCTGGAGGATTACCAGGAAGCAGCCTTGGACCAGGAGGTGTACCAACAGGTGGGCTTGTACCAGGTGGAGTAccaggaagtggacttgtaccAG GCAGTCTTAGACCAGGTGCTGGGCTTGGACCAGGTGGAGTTCCAGGAG GATACACTAATTCCAAAGCCCGGAAATATG GTCTACTAGGTGGGCCTGGGGGAACTGGATTAGCTGGAGGCTTGGGAGGGGTGCCTGGTGGTGGTCTTGGCCCGGGGGGTCTTGGAACGGCAGGACTTGGAACAAGTGGTCTTGCAACAGCAGGAGTACCAGGAGGAGGTGTTGGACTAGGTGGTATCCCTGGAAGTGGGCTTGGTCCAGGAG GATATCCAGCAGGATctaaagcattaaaatatg TGCGTGGCGGTTTTGGAGTTCCTGGTTCCGGATTAGGTGGGGGAGTTGGAACAGGGCCAGGTGGAACAGGGACTGTTGCTGGAGGACTTGGAATGAGAGACTTGCCTGGAGGTGGTTTAGGACCTGGAGGTCAAGGCATACCTGCATTTGGATATGGAACTGGTGCTGGAG GGTATGGTCCTGGCTCGAAAGCTGCTAAATATG GATTTGGTGGAGTACCTGCTGGAGGACCAGGGGGTGTTGCCAGTACTGGACAAGCTG GCAGTCTGCCTGGAGGTTCTGGCGGGCCAGGGTCCGTGGCTGGTGGCCCAGGTGGTGTACCAGTAGCAGTGCCAG GACTGGGCACAGCAGGGGTGCTTGGGggaggagggactgtccctggaataGGAACTGGAGTTGGAG GTGTGACAGGTGTAGGTGCAGCTCTAGTTCCAGGAGCAAATGTCAGCACCCCCACATCTACAAGAAGACCTGTAACAGGAGTGGCAGATGGAG ACACAACCCCTTCAAATGCAACTAGGAGACCTGGAGTTGTGACAGGCGACGGGACAGGAACCGGCCCTG TGATTGAGGGCTCTGGAGGCGCAATTGGGGGAGGTCCTGGGGATG GTGCTGGTGTGACTGGTGGTGCAGTTGATGGGAGCCTGGATGGTGATGGCTTGGTCAGAGTAATTGGAACAGGAATACCTCTCCTTGCTAGTGAAAAACCAG GCGGAACAAGAGTTCCAGTACCTGAGA TTGGAGCTGGAGTTGTACGTCCTAGTG gggATGCCTTGCCTGGAACAACACCACTGAAACCTCCAG GTTTTGGAGGAAGAGTGATAGCTGGAAGGGGTGATACCCCAGGCACTTTGGAAGAAAGCCCtggtggaggtgatggaggTCCAGGTGGAGTTGGCATTAGTCCTACAGGAAAACCTCCTAAag TCTATCAGGGTACTGGTGGAGCAGGAACTCTGGGCTTTGGAGGAGTAGGTGGCATAGGAACTGCAGGTCCTATTGGAACTGGTGGGGGTACAG GCATTAGGTATCCAACAGGAGCTGGTGTGGGTCTTGGTGTTGGAAAGCCAGGAAAAG TTTATGCAGGAGCTGGGGCTGCTGGTTCATTGGGTGGCCTACCTGGAAGCCTAGGGGTTGGTATAGGAGGTCCACTTGGTACAGGGACAGGTGCTTTAGGTACTGGAACAGGAGCATTTGGTGGACCTGCAGGGACTGGATTTGGGG GTCAGGGCTATGGTCCAAGTGCAAGAAAGCCGCATAAAA gcTACGGAGGACCAACTGGAACAGGAAGTGTTGGCGGCACTGGCCATAGTGGAGTTGGGGTAGGTCCTGGTGGGATTGGAACTAGTGGGGTGGGAATAGGACCTGGAGGAATCGGAGTAGGGCCTGGTGGAGTTGGAATTGGTCCTGGAGGAATCGGAGTAGGTCCTGGAGGAATTGGAGTACATCCTGGAGGAGTTGGTCCTGGAGGAGTTGGAGTTGGACCTGGTGGAGTTGCCATTGGACCTGGAGGAGTTGGAGTTGGTCCAGGAGGTATCGGAGTACATCCTGGTGGAGTTGGTGTCAGCCCTGGTGGAACTGGAGTAGGTCCTGGTGGAAATGCAG gtCTGGGATATGGCCCTGGTGCAGTGAAACCCCCCAAAG GCTATGCTGGTATAGGCGTTCCAGGGACAGGTGGAGCTGGTGGACTTGGAGTAGgtcctggaggagctggtgtaggtcctggaggagctgggggTGTGCGACCAGGTGAGGGTGTAGCAGGACCTGGAAGTGGAACTGGAG ATTTTGATTTTCAGGGCTCAGGTTCCCAGGATATGGAGCAGGAGCTACAAAGCCTGGAAAAACAG GTTATGGTGCAGGTGCCCTGGGTAGTCAAGGCTACCAGCAag GGGTTTCTGGTACAGGATATGGAAGTTACCAACCCTACCCAG GATATGGTGGAACTGGAGCCGGAACCCCAGCACTCTCACCTCAACAGT CTAAAGCTGCCAAATATGCAGGCCTTCAGGGTTTCCTTGGAGCAGGAGGCTACAGAG GTGGCGCTGCATGCCAAGACAAGTACTGTGTGCGGCAGAGAAGGAAGTAAAGAGCCCGGAAGAAGAACTGACCTCATGAACAACGTGGTGCTACTGGATGATGgagaatgtattttttacaacTCAGCCAGAACGATCCCATTCATGTGCCAAATGTATTTActgttttttaactttttagcttttgttttctttaccCTGTAA